Below is a genomic region from Persicimonas caeni.
GCGCGGGCCGCCTCGACCCACTTCGAGCTCGAGCTTCCGGTGATCAAGGCGGCGATGGCGAACGCAAACGGCACGGTCATCGAAGCCAAGCCCGTCAGCAGCGACGGCGGGTGCAGCACCATCTTCGGGGTCTGCAAGAGCGGGTTGAGGCCCTGGCCGGTGGCCGGATCTTTGACGACGTCATAGACCTCGAAGGGGCTCGATCCAAAGGCGAGGATAGACAAGAGCCCGGCGATCACCGCCAGGCAGACCATGGTCACCCACGGCATGAATTCGCGATAGGAGTCTCGGTAGACCCACAAGCACAGGGCCGTGAAGCTTGCAACGACGCTCACCCAGAAGAGCAGGCTGCCGGCTTGGCCGCCCCAGAAGGCGCCGATGAGGTAAAACAGCGGCATCGACTGGTCGGTGTTGCCAACGACGTACTCCAGGCTGAAATCGTGGGTGATCAACGCGTGCATGAGCACGCTCGATGCCACCGCGATCGAGCCGAAGGAGGTGAACGCAGCAAAGCGACTGGCGTGCAAAAAGCGATTGCTGCCGGTTCGGCCGGCGACAAACGACAGCGCCACGCCAACCACAGACACATAAAGGGCGAAGTAAATCGCAAAGTTGCCGATTGTACTCATCGGGGGCTACCCACGGTTCGAAGAACTCAAATTTTCAGCGCTTGGCCTGAGGACCTTCTTTGGAGATCCCCTCCGGGTGAGGGCCCTGGCCTTCGTAGCGGCTGGGGCACTTGACCATGACCTCGTCGGCCTCGAGCGTGTAACTGTCGTTGACGGTGCCTTGGGCCACGACTTCCACGCCCTCCTCGAAGGTGTCGGGCAGGGCGCGGTCGTAGGTGACCCAGATGGTCTTGCCCTTTTCGGCCACCTGGAACTTGCGTCCCAGCGTGCCGGCCTCGCCTTCGATCGAGCCGGGCTCGACTTTGCCTTTGATGCGTACCGTCTGGCCGACGAGATCGTCGCCTTGAGCCACCGCCTCGTCGACGGTGTAAAAGTACGTCTCCGCTTCGAGCCCGTCGAAAATCACGTAGCCGACCAAGCTTACCGCCACCAAGAGCGCCAGCACTATCGGCCAACTGCTTCCTCCGTCGGCGTTCGACGACTCCAGGTCATCGAACTCTTCGAAAGGCTCTCGGGGGTCATTTGGGGTGTGGTTGGACTCCATCATATACCGCCTCCGGATCACCAACGCGTTAGAGAGTCGCGTGTGGACAACGAGAATGCGCGCCTCGGCATTCCCGTACAACAGGTTCATTGAATACTCTGAATCAGCGCACCTGTGGGGTCGGTGGCAAGCGGCGGCTCTCGACGCCTGCTCGACCCGATCCCTCGTTACTGAAAATGGGCAGGAAAGACAAGGAGAGGGCTTCGGGGCTGTGTCAGCGAAAATCGTGCGCAGCCGCCGCCAGGGCGGCCCAAGGGGGGATCATATGGTGAAATCGAAGCGAGGATTGGAAATTATCTTACCAATCCGCGCTCATCCGCCGATGGAGGTCATCTGTTTGTTGGTCACCGAGCCGCCGTCGATGTCGAACGCGTGGCGCTCCTTTTTGCCGAAGAGCGCCATCTGGATGCGGTGCTCGACGACTTCGCGGCGGCGCTGGGGATCGTCGACGGTGCGCAGGGGCTCGCGCAGGTCGACCTCTTGGTCATCGGCCAAGCAGGCGCGCAGACCGCCCACCGAGGTCAGACGCACGCGGTTGCACGCGGCGCAGAAACACTCGGTGACCGCGCTGATAATGCCGAAAGGATGGCCTTCGTCGGGAGTGTCGGCGCCGTGCAGACGCCAATAACGCGCCGGGCCGGTGCCGTAGCGCTCGGTGTCGGCTTCGAGCGTCCAATGCTCCGAGAGCGTCTCGCGCATCGTGCGCGCCGGCACGCAGTCGCCTTTGCCCTCGGCCCACACGGTGTCCCCGATGGGCATGAACTCGATGAAGCGCATGATCAGGTCGCGCTCCATGGCGAAGCGGACGAGAGCGGGCATTTCGTCGTCGTTGAAGCCTCCGACGATGACCGCGTTGAGCTTGATCGAAGAGAAGTCCGCCTGGCGAGCGGCCTCGATGCCTTCGAGCACACGCTCGAGGCTGCCGACGCGGGTGATCTCCTTGAAACGAGCAGGATCGAGGGTGTCGAGACTGATATTGACGCTGTCGAGGCCGGCGTCTTCGAGCGGTTGGGCGTACTTTTTGAGCAAAAAGGCGTTGGTGGTCATCGCCACTTTGTCGATGCCGTCGACCTCTTTGAGCATCGCCACCAGCCGAGGCAACTCGGCGCGCACCAGCGGCTCGCCGCCGGTGATGCGCACGCGACGCACGCCCTGGGCGGCGAAGACCTCGACCAGTTCGGTGATCTCTTCGTAGCTGAGCAACTCCTCGCGCGGGGCGAACGGAAGACCGTCGGCGGGCATGCAGTACACACACCGAAAGTTGCATCGGTCCGTGACGGAGATGCGCATGTAGGTGAGCTTGCGCCCAAATCGGTCCGTCAGCTTGTCGGATGCGGCTTCGTTCATGGGAAAAGTCCCGGCCTCGTTTACGAAAGAGACCGGGTCATTGCGAGTGCTACCACAGGTCGATGACGCCGTCGTCTTTCTTCTTTTTCGCTTCTTTCTTCTTCGCCTTCTTTGCTGCCTTTCGGCG
It encodes:
- the moaA gene encoding GTP 3',8-cyclase MoaA, which translates into the protein MNEAASDKLTDRFGRKLTYMRISVTDRCNFRCVYCMPADGLPFAPREELLSYEEITELVEVFAAQGVRRVRITGGEPLVRAELPRLVAMLKEVDGIDKVAMTTNAFLLKKYAQPLEDAGLDSVNISLDTLDPARFKEITRVGSLERVLEGIEAARQADFSSIKLNAVIVGGFNDDEMPALVRFAMERDLIMRFIEFMPIGDTVWAEGKGDCVPARTMRETLSEHWTLEADTERYGTGPARYWRLHGADTPDEGHPFGIISAVTECFCAACNRVRLTSVGGLRACLADDQEVDLREPLRTVDDPQRRREVVEHRIQMALFGKKERHAFDIDGGSVTNKQMTSIGG
- a CDS encoding cytochrome c maturation protein CcmE, which encodes MMESNHTPNDPREPFEEFDDLESSNADGGSSWPIVLALLVAVSLVGYVIFDGLEAETYFYTVDEAVAQGDDLVGQTVRIKGKVEPGSIEGEAGTLGRKFQVAEKGKTIWVTYDRALPDTFEEGVEVVAQGTVNDSYTLEADEVMVKCPSRYEGQGPHPEGISKEGPQAKR